Proteins encoded within one genomic window of Candidatus Nezhaarchaeota archaeon:
- a CDS encoding bifunctional hydroxymethylpyrimidine kinase/phosphomethylpyrimidine kinase: MRELSSLEPKHALAVGGLDPITGAGLYADIKTFGMMKILPLALATCLVIENSNGVKGVVPFPQELVRLQLKAILEDCTPHVAKISLVYTSSIVELLAEELPRGMPIVLDPILKSWDGHDLITTEGLNSLIDLLLPRSTVVTLNTLEASSLSKVEVHDLESAKEAARRIADLGAKSIVIKGGHLTSQKVFDVLYCQGDFLVIEKERHLEDPYHGLGCVFASSLAALIAHGLGLTDAFTKASLLMDYVIRGSYKLKGKARIANPLELYYKSLDFVEVIEEMYEALKVIESMHGLNELAPEVGVNIVMCLRNPTSLDEVCGVEGRLRPVRGFLRAQGAIKFGASKHLGAMLLEVNRKWPSIRACMNIKYSEAILKAIRELNFKVASFDRSKEPLEVKMREGLSMKWGAREAIKELTEEPDVIYDLGDLGKEPMVRVFGRNALDVIRKVRLIASKLRDVSPLKEPPRD, encoded by the coding sequence ATGAGAGAGCTTAGCTCTCTCGAGCCTAAACATGCTTTAGCAGTAGGAGGTCTTGATCCTATCACAGGAGCAGGTCTTTATGCTGACATAAAGACCTTCGGCATGATGAAGATTCTACCTTTAGCTCTAGCAACTTGCTTAGTTATTGAGAATTCTAATGGCGTGAAGGGGGTTGTACCCTTTCCTCAAGAGCTCGTACGGCTACAGCTTAAGGCAATACTTGAAGATTGTACCCCTCATGTAGCTAAAATAAGCTTGGTCTACACTAGTAGCATTGTTGAGTTACTCGCTGAAGAGCTACCGAGAGGGATGCCAATAGTCTTAGATCCCATACTTAAGAGTTGGGATGGACATGATTTAATAACGACTGAGGGCTTAAATTCACTCATTGACCTATTACTTCCTAGGTCAACTGTTGTAACGCTCAACACGCTAGAAGCAAGCTCATTAAGTAAAGTTGAAGTTCACGACTTGGAATCCGCTAAGGAGGCTGCTAGAAGGATAGCTGATCTGGGCGCTAAGTCCATTGTGATAAAAGGGGGACATTTAACGTCTCAAAAAGTCTTTGACGTTCTTTATTGCCAAGGTGATTTCCTAGTCATTGAAAAGGAACGTCACTTAGAGGACCCCTATCATGGACTAGGATGCGTCTTTGCATCCTCCTTAGCTGCACTCATTGCCCATGGACTGGGTTTAACTGATGCCTTCACAAAAGCCTCTCTTCTTATGGATTATGTGATAAGAGGCTCTTACAAGCTAAAGGGGAAAGCGAGAATTGCTAACCCACTTGAGCTCTACTACAAGTCCCTAGATTTTGTAGAAGTTATTGAAGAAATGTACGAAGCTTTGAAAGTTATAGAGTCTATGCATGGCTTAAATGAATTAGCTCCTGAAGTCGGCGTGAACATAGTTATGTGTCTCAGAAACCCTACATCACTCGATGAAGTGTGCGGAGTAGAAGGAAGGCTAAGACCTGTAAGGGGCTTTCTCAGAGCTCAAGGAGCGATAAAGTTTGGAGCTTCAAAGCACTTGGGAGCTATGCTTTTAGAGGTTAATAGAAAATGGCCATCAATAAGAGCTTGCATGAACATAAAATACTCGGAAGCCATACTTAAGGCCATTAGGGAACTAAACTTTAAGGTAGCTTCCTTTGATAGGAGCAAAGAGCCCTTAGAAGTGAAGATGAGAGAGGGCTTAAGCATGAAGTGGGGAGCTAGAGAAGCAATTAAAGAGTTAACGGAAGAGCCTGATGTGATATACGACTTAGGCGATTTAGGAAAGGAGCCCATGGTAAGGGTGTTTGGAAGAAATGCCTTAGATGTTATCAGGAAGGTAAGGTTGATAGCATCTAAACTTAGGGATGTAAGCCCTTTAAAGGAACCCCCTCGAGATTAA
- a CDS encoding nucleotidyltransferase domain-containing protein: protein MSRRKKPIKVGDRVEVIYSDEHWKLLSELRSKALGIMEKLEGLGLRTLVHGSIARGDVSPTSDIDVVIPYVVPSYRVEVVLDELRIKPFKRLLTQATPAHAVKAHIYLDERTVITFPLTSLTRHEREFYKFGGELGFDELKEGKRVCGIDKRLKLIEPTPRGHYEEPIIGKELYAANKVGVSLDVVQERIKVLMRRDEVGRTGVYLKYEVNPHESFEEALMTLASKDPALRRVLISRGFL from the coding sequence GTGAGTAGAAGGAAGAAGCCGATCAAAGTAGGAGATAGGGTAGAAGTAATCTATAGTGATGAACATTGGAAATTGCTCTCTGAGCTTCGAAGCAAAGCCTTAGGGATAATGGAGAAATTAGAGGGATTAGGGCTTCGTACGCTTGTTCACGGTAGTATCGCCAGAGGGGATGTAAGCCCTACAAGCGACATCGACGTTGTCATACCCTACGTAGTACCATCATATCGAGTTGAGGTCGTGCTCGACGAGCTGAGGATCAAGCCCTTCAAGCGGCTATTAACTCAAGCCACACCAGCTCATGCTGTTAAAGCTCACATATACCTTGATGAAAGGACAGTAATAACATTTCCTTTGACAAGCTTAACGCGGCATGAAAGAGAATTCTATAAGTTTGGTGGTGAGCTAGGCTTCGATGAATTGAAAGAGGGTAAGAGGGTATGTGGGATAGATAAAAGGCTCAAGCTTATTGAGCCGACTCCTAGAGGTCATTATGAGGAACCGATAATAGGAAAGGAACTTTACGCTGCCAACAAAGTAGGCGTGAGCTTAGATGTCGTTCAAGAGAGGATTAAGGTGTTAATGCGTAGAGATGAAGTTGGTAGGACGGGGGTCTACTTGAAGTATGAAGTTAACCCTCATGAGAGCTTCGAAGAAGCACTTATGACCCTTGCATCTAAAGACCCTGCTTTAAGAAGGGTTTTAATCTCGAGGGGGTTCCTTTAA
- a CDS encoding radical SAM protein produces the protein MALQQRMLVEVPTDWPLIGCIAFGIIDRGTNLIQVRPSSSCPLSCIFCSTDAGPSSRNRQAEYIVDLDHLIEWFKAVIKFKKSKSLEAHVDTVGDPLVYPKIVDLVHRLSEIPRVKIISMQTHGQLLSYKLISDLEAAGLSRINLSIDSLDSQLAKKLAGTQHYDLNHILNMAEAISNSKIDLLIAPIWVPGLNDQEIPKIIEYALKIKAGKRWPPLGIQKFVIHKYGRKPKGIKPITWFKFYKELRKLEDRFKVKLILKPEDFGIVKDLKVPLSYKKGEKVRVRVVGLGWLRGEKLAVDLRQERIITLINAPNIELGSTVHARILACKDNIYVAEPL, from the coding sequence ATGGCATTACAACAGAGGATGCTAGTAGAAGTTCCTACTGACTGGCCACTAATTGGGTGCATAGCCTTCGGAATAATAGATAGGGGAACGAATTTGATACAAGTTAGACCATCATCTTCATGCCCCCTCTCCTGCATCTTCTGTTCTACTGATGCAGGCCCCTCATCTAGGAATAGGCAAGCGGAATACATTGTTGACCTTGATCACCTTATTGAGTGGTTTAAAGCTGTAATCAAGTTTAAGAAGTCAAAGAGTCTCGAGGCACATGTAGATACCGTCGGAGATCCTCTAGTGTACCCTAAGATCGTCGACTTAGTACATAGACTATCGGAGATCCCTCGCGTAAAAATCATATCCATGCAAACCCATGGACAGCTACTATCATACAAACTGATAAGCGATTTAGAAGCTGCAGGTTTGTCTAGAATAAATCTATCAATCGATTCTCTCGATTCGCAACTGGCTAAGAAGCTAGCTGGCACTCAACACTACGACTTAAACCACATACTAAACATGGCTGAAGCCATATCGAACAGTAAGATCGACCTACTAATAGCACCCATTTGGGTTCCAGGTCTTAATGATCAAGAGATACCGAAAATAATAGAGTATGCACTAAAGATCAAGGCAGGCAAGCGTTGGCCTCCCCTAGGTATACAAAAGTTTGTAATCCACAAGTACGGGAGGAAGCCCAAAGGGATTAAACCGATCACGTGGTTTAAGTTCTACAAGGAGCTGCGTAAGCTTGAGGATAGATTTAAAGTGAAACTAATCTTAAAGCCGGAGGACTTCGGGATAGTCAAGGACCTTAAAGTCCCATTAAGCTATAAGAAAGGTGAGAAGGTACGGGTTCGAGTGGTTGGTCTTGGCTGGCTTCGAGGGGAGAAGCTTGCCGTGGACCTCCGTCAAGAACGTATAATAACTTTAATAAATGCCCCCAATATTGAATTAGGATCGACCGTGCATGCTAGAATATTGGCTTGCAAAGATAATATTTATGTAGCTGAACCACTATGA
- the rimI gene encoding ribosomal protein S18-alanine N-acetyltransferase, with product MKTKQDAVTIIIRRALPSDFPQIVDVELSSFERPYPPRLLSLLLHLHRDTFYVALANKEVVGYVVGAKRSDKCGHVISIAVRSEWRRRGIGSKLMITLLNTFKKKGLKRAFLEVAVSNEGAIVFYKRLGFEVVSLLRNYYPWGEDAYLMVKEL from the coding sequence ATGAAGACAAAACAAGACGCTGTAACAATAATTATAAGAAGAGCTCTTCCATCTGACTTCCCTCAGATAGTTGATGTAGAATTATCAAGCTTTGAAAGACCTTACCCTCCAAGGCTCCTCTCTCTCCTCTTACACTTGCACCGCGATACGTTCTATGTTGCTTTGGCAAACAAAGAAGTGGTAGGTTATGTTGTTGGTGCTAAGAGAAGCGACAAGTGCGGGCACGTTATATCTATAGCAGTAAGGTCTGAGTGGAGGAGGAGAGGCATAGGTTCAAAACTCATGATCACATTACTTAATACTTTCAAGAAGAAGGGGTTAAAGAGGGCATTTCTTGAAGTTGCTGTTTCAAATGAAGGAGCAATAGTTTTCTATAAGCGTCTAGGCTTTGAAGTTGTGAGCTTATTGAGAAACTACTATCCTTGGGGTGAAGACGCCTACCTCATGGTCAAAGAACTCTAA
- a CDS encoding DNA polymerase II produces MPQKLLLWLLDINYDVEGRIPVIKLWGITDDGRRVLVKDYSFRPYFYVLPKDYVDLQKAIRDIKFLEDPSEPILSVEEVDKKFFGKPVKVLKVTCLLPESIPTYREKIAKLDWVEEVLEADIRFYMRYMIDNGVNPCDWHEVEVEEEKNVDNIKVDAVYRALTRPRTYPKDEVSNLRILAFDIECYNKAGSPVPHRDPIIIISLASSEGTKILLAEDHDDSKILREFVDYIQTYDPDIIVGYNSNHFDWPYIQARAKIHGIKLKISRDFAEPHQSVYGHLSVVGRANIDLYDYAEELMEVKIKTLENVADYLGVMPKDKRTQIDYLEIAEYWDDPSKRVILKKYAEEDAISTYGIAMEVLPFAMQLSKLTGVPLDQVLAASVGFRVEWYLMRVAYSEGELVPNRVERKYESYRGGLVLKPKEGLHENIAILDFSAMYPHLMIKYNIGFDTYVPPEEPCEPNECHVAPEVGHRFKKNPPSLYKKAIEKLLELRRTIRESMKRLNPKDPCYTILDNRQKAVKTMTNAMYGYLGWAGARFYLKPCAEATAAYGRHIIMTTIKMAKEMGLQVIYGDTDSIFVKYDPTKIKAFIERVEKELGLEIKLEKVYKVCFFTEAAKKYSGLTLDGRIDLVGFEAVRGDWCELAQEVQSKVIEIILTKKDVQAAVNYVRDVVNMIRAGKVDMKKLVIWKTLSKPLDEYEVEAAHVQAAKQLLAAGFKLEIGDKVGFVVVQGPSEKVSERVKPYVFATMSEIDKEYYIKKQVVALAMRILKYFGVSEESLLSGTKQASLFDFLRK; encoded by the coding sequence ATGCCTCAAAAATTGCTTCTATGGCTCTTAGACATAAATTACGATGTCGAGGGAAGGATCCCAGTCATTAAGTTGTGGGGTATAACGGATGATGGAAGGCGCGTATTAGTGAAAGATTACAGCTTTAGACCCTATTTTTACGTACTCCCTAAAGACTATGTGGATCTACAGAAGGCCATAAGGGACATAAAGTTTCTTGAAGATCCATCAGAACCCATACTGTCTGTAGAAGAAGTTGATAAGAAGTTCTTTGGCAAACCAGTTAAGGTACTTAAAGTCACATGTCTGCTTCCTGAGTCAATACCTACGTATAGAGAGAAAATAGCTAAGCTGGATTGGGTGGAGGAGGTTCTTGAAGCTGACATTAGGTTCTACATGAGGTACATGATAGACAACGGGGTTAACCCCTGTGACTGGCATGAGGTTGAGGTTGAGGAGGAGAAGAATGTCGATAACATTAAGGTCGATGCTGTATATAGAGCTCTTACGAGACCAAGAACGTACCCGAAGGACGAGGTCTCCAATCTCAGAATACTGGCCTTTGACATAGAGTGTTACAACAAAGCCGGTTCTCCAGTACCTCATCGAGATCCAATAATAATAATCTCACTGGCATCTAGTGAGGGAACAAAGATACTGCTTGCTGAAGATCATGACGACTCAAAGATACTGAGGGAGTTCGTCGATTACATACAGACCTACGATCCTGACATCATAGTGGGTTACAACAGTAACCACTTTGACTGGCCATACATACAGGCTAGAGCAAAGATTCATGGAATAAAACTGAAAATAAGTCGTGACTTTGCAGAACCTCATCAAAGCGTGTACGGACACTTGTCTGTAGTTGGTAGAGCAAACATAGATCTATACGACTATGCTGAGGAGTTGATGGAGGTTAAGATAAAGACCCTAGAAAATGTAGCGGACTACTTAGGGGTCATGCCTAAAGACAAGAGGACACAAATAGATTACTTGGAAATAGCTGAATACTGGGATGATCCTTCAAAACGTGTTATATTAAAGAAGTATGCTGAGGAAGACGCAATTTCCACATATGGTATAGCGATGGAGGTCCTACCATTTGCTATGCAGCTCTCAAAGCTTACCGGAGTTCCCTTAGATCAAGTGCTAGCGGCTTCTGTAGGCTTTAGAGTTGAGTGGTACCTAATGAGAGTGGCTTATAGCGAAGGAGAACTAGTGCCCAATAGGGTTGAGAGGAAGTACGAATCCTATAGAGGAGGATTGGTCTTAAAACCCAAAGAAGGTCTTCATGAGAACATAGCAATCCTCGACTTTTCAGCCATGTATCCGCACTTAATGATAAAGTACAATATAGGCTTCGATACCTATGTACCTCCTGAGGAGCCTTGCGAACCTAATGAGTGCCATGTAGCTCCTGAAGTCGGACATCGCTTTAAGAAGAACCCTCCAAGTCTCTATAAAAAGGCTATAGAGAAGTTACTTGAACTTAGAAGAACCATAAGGGAAAGCATGAAGAGGCTTAATCCAAAGGATCCATGCTACACCATACTTGACAATAGGCAGAAAGCTGTTAAGACCATGACCAATGCTATGTACGGATATCTGGGCTGGGCCGGGGCAAGGTTCTATCTGAAGCCGTGTGCTGAGGCTACAGCAGCTTACGGTAGGCACATTATAATGACTACCATAAAGATGGCGAAGGAGATGGGTCTTCAGGTAATTTATGGGGACACTGACAGCATATTTGTGAAGTACGATCCAACCAAGATCAAAGCTTTCATAGAGCGCGTTGAAAAGGAGCTAGGTCTAGAGATAAAGCTAGAAAAGGTCTACAAAGTATGCTTCTTCACTGAAGCAGCTAAGAAGTACTCGGGTCTAACCCTAGATGGTAGAATAGATTTAGTAGGTTTTGAGGCCGTTAGAGGCGATTGGTGTGAGTTGGCACAAGAAGTGCAGTCTAAGGTCATAGAGATAATACTGACTAAGAAAGACGTGCAAGCAGCAGTGAATTACGTTAGAGACGTAGTAAACATGATTCGAGCTGGAAAGGTAGATATGAAGAAGTTGGTTATTTGGAAGACTCTATCGAAACCCTTAGATGAATACGAAGTCGAAGCAGCTCACGTTCAGGCAGCGAAGCAGCTCTTAGCCGCAGGTTTTAAGCTCGAAATAGGGGATAAGGTGGGCTTCGTTGTTGTTCAAGGACCTTCTGAAAAAGTATCAGAGAGGGTAAAACCCTACGTATTCGCTACTATGAGTGAAATAGACAAGGAGTACTACATTAAGAAGCAAGTTGTAGCTTTAGCTATGAGAATCTTAAAGTACTTTGGAGTAAGCGAGGAAAGCTTGCTCTCAGGTACTAAGCAAGCCTCACTTTTCGATTTTCTTAGGAAATAG
- a CDS encoding DHH family phosphoesterase, with the protein MARQVEEKEDVRRGLDKVLKDAENYAKKLLEDSSEKVIIVHHDDADGICAGALLKIALEDRFAVHTICLEKTFPLAIKRLQEQGKEPIIYVDLGSPHASTISALNKQKRTIVIIDHHDINGLEGVGEEVAVLNPEVHGIDGGVYACGASLAYFFAHTIKKDVETYSGLAVIGSVEIPGEAKGLNFLALNEALKARVAVYDEDGKRAKVLWNGKFTNPETISTKLTIMASVGYYDEGPQKALNSCIKCSWAGAEDYLDLLEEKRRRAYSSVIAKLRYTGLNKLKRIQWFHVEDSFRDMGVKVIGTFCSYLMHQNMIDEDKVLVGMMNMRSDVPGLGDLGEAYVKVSARAPKRVLALIDTGSLEPLSKALSEAAKRVGGFGDGHAAAASGVIPKGKEREFLELMDELLAKGVRKKGEKQTKVTLESFLFPKKIEK; encoded by the coding sequence ATGGCCCGGCAAGTAGAAGAGAAAGAAGATGTTAGGAGGGGGTTAGATAAAGTACTTAAGGATGCTGAAAATTATGCTAAGAAGTTGCTTGAGGATAGTTCTGAGAAGGTGATAATAGTCCACCATGATGATGCCGATGGCATATGCGCAGGAGCTCTCCTCAAAATAGCACTTGAAGACAGGTTTGCTGTTCACACGATATGTCTTGAGAAGACTTTTCCCCTGGCTATAAAGAGGTTGCAAGAGCAAGGTAAAGAGCCCATAATCTACGTAGATCTTGGTAGTCCTCATGCATCCACTATATCTGCTCTCAATAAGCAAAAGAGGACGATAGTGATTATAGATCACCACGATATAAACGGTCTCGAAGGGGTTGGTGAGGAAGTAGCAGTTTTAAACCCCGAAGTACACGGGATTGATGGTGGGGTTTATGCATGTGGTGCTAGTCTTGCGTACTTTTTTGCACATACAATAAAGAAGGACGTCGAAACATACTCTGGGTTAGCCGTTATAGGTTCGGTTGAAATACCAGGAGAGGCTAAAGGGCTTAACTTCTTAGCCCTTAATGAAGCTTTGAAAGCTAGAGTTGCAGTCTACGATGAAGATGGCAAAAGGGCTAAGGTTCTTTGGAATGGCAAGTTCACTAATCCTGAAACTATATCGACAAAGCTTACGATAATGGCTTCTGTAGGATATTACGATGAAGGGCCTCAAAAAGCCTTAAACTCATGCATTAAGTGTTCATGGGCTGGAGCAGAGGACTATCTTGACTTGTTGGAGGAAAAGAGGAGGAGGGCTTACTCAAGCGTTATAGCAAAGCTTCGATATACGGGGCTCAATAAACTAAAAAGGATCCAGTGGTTCCACGTTGAGGATAGCTTCCGCGACATGGGAGTTAAGGTCATAGGGACGTTTTGCAGCTATCTAATGCATCAGAATATGATCGACGAAGATAAGGTTCTAGTTGGAATGATGAACATGAGAAGCGATGTACCGGGTCTTGGAGATCTAGGCGAGGCGTACGTCAAAGTGTCTGCAAGAGCACCTAAGAGGGTCTTAGCATTAATAGACACAGGTTCTTTAGAGCCTCTATCAAAAGCTCTATCGGAGGCAGCTAAGCGAGTAGGCGGATTTGGTGACGGCCACGCCGCAGCAGCTAGTGGCGTGATACCTAAAGGTAAGGAGAGAGAGTTTTTAGAGTTAATGGATGAGTTGTTAGCAAAGGGAGTCAGAAAGAAGGGAGAGAAACAGACTAAAGTGACTCTTGAGAGTTTCCTATTTCCTAAGAAAATCGAAAAGTGA
- the dnaG gene encoding DNA primase DnaG, producing MGGVAVTAKYVIYATVEVNGIVDKSDVIGALFGQTEGLLGDKLDLRELQKAGRIGRVQVLLEERNDKCVGHIEIPSNLDRVETALIAAAIETVDKVGPYDAKITVIKIEDVREEKRRKVMERAKELLMKWRESLPDTREITEEILKTVREAQLVVYGPEKLPAGPDIDKSDTIIIVEGRADVINLLRHDYRNVIAIEGASIPKTIINLCKEKTAIAFVDGDRGGELVLRQLLQVADIDYVARAPPGKEVEELTGKEIAKCLRDKVPVSEYLAMLERGFQPSQVQQQHAVLEGQAVVVKNKIPPEVLKEVKELIGSLESLVYDESWRVLAKIPVKDLVNYLQSTQDPVSYIVFDGVVTQRLLEVAETRGVKIIIGGRVGNITHKPTSMEILTFNDLGL from the coding sequence ATGGGTGGTGTTGCCGTCACCGCTAAGTACGTCATCTATGCTACGGTAGAGGTTAATGGAATAGTCGATAAATCTGATGTCATAGGCGCTCTCTTTGGACAAACCGAAGGTTTACTTGGTGATAAACTTGACTTAAGAGAGCTGCAAAAGGCCGGCAGGATAGGCAGGGTCCAAGTTCTTTTAGAAGAGAGGAATGATAAATGCGTGGGGCATATCGAGATACCATCTAACTTAGATAGAGTCGAAACGGCACTAATAGCCGCAGCTATAGAAACAGTCGATAAAGTTGGTCCATATGATGCTAAGATCACGGTAATTAAGATAGAGGACGTAAGAGAGGAAAAGCGAAGGAAGGTCATGGAGAGAGCTAAGGAACTTTTAATGAAGTGGAGAGAATCGTTACCCGATACTCGCGAGATAACGGAGGAAATTTTAAAGACCGTGAGGGAAGCTCAACTCGTAGTTTATGGACCGGAAAAGCTGCCTGCTGGACCAGACATAGACAAAAGTGATACAATAATAATCGTTGAGGGAAGAGCAGATGTTATTAATCTACTAAGGCACGATTACCGTAATGTGATAGCGATAGAAGGAGCATCAATTCCAAAGACCATAATTAACTTATGCAAAGAGAAAACAGCGATAGCATTCGTGGATGGGGATAGAGGAGGGGAGCTTGTTCTAAGGCAGCTACTGCAGGTGGCCGATATAGATTATGTTGCAAGGGCACCTCCAGGGAAGGAAGTTGAGGAGCTAACTGGAAAGGAGATAGCAAAATGCTTAAGAGATAAGGTGCCCGTAAGCGAGTACCTGGCTATGCTGGAAAGGGGCTTTCAACCATCTCAAGTGCAACAACAGCATGCTGTACTTGAAGGTCAAGCTGTAGTTGTTAAGAACAAGATCCCCCCTGAGGTTTTGAAAGAGGTCAAGGAGTTAATAGGAAGCTTAGAGAGCTTGGTGTACGATGAATCTTGGAGGGTTTTGGCAAAGATACCTGTAAAGGATTTAGTAAACTACTTGCAATCCACTCAAGACCCTGTAAGCTACATTGTTTTTGATGGTGTAGTAACCCAAAGGCTCCTAGAGGTTGCTGAGACAAGAGGTGTTAAGATCATTATAGGCGGGAGAGTAGGGAACATAACTCATAAGCCTACATCCATGGAGATACTCACATTTAATGACCTAGGTCTTTGA
- a CDS encoding tyrosine--tRNA ligase: protein MELEEKVKIATRNTAEVVVLSELIDVLRRGEAKGYIGVEPSGLFHIGWLIWARKVRDLLDVGVKMKVLEATWHAWINDKLGGDLEMIHKCARYIEHVLKSLGVDKGDVEYVKAEDLISDPEYWRIVITVAKNLSLARVRRAITIMGRKESESILDFSKLIYPCMQVADIFYMDLDVCLGGTDQRKAHMLAREIAEKKKWKKPIAIHTPLLISLRPPLGVEGVDEVDLKMSKSKPETCIFVHDTPADIAKKIEYAYCPMKVVEMNPIIEICKYILFAQEGFKLYVEREEKHGGDIYIESFDELVQLYSKRELHPQDLKQAVAKALSEMLEPVRRYFEVNREAEELLRIMSNATITR, encoded by the coding sequence ATGGAGCTTGAAGAAAAAGTCAAAATAGCTACGAGGAACACTGCCGAAGTTGTGGTTTTATCTGAGCTCATAGATGTCTTGAGGAGAGGAGAGGCTAAAGGCTACATAGGGGTTGAGCCTTCAGGGCTGTTTCATATAGGTTGGCTCATTTGGGCTCGGAAGGTTAGGGATTTGCTAGACGTGGGAGTTAAGATGAAGGTTCTAGAGGCTACATGGCACGCTTGGATTAATGACAAACTTGGCGGCGACTTGGAGATGATACATAAATGTGCAAGGTACATAGAGCATGTCTTGAAATCCTTGGGTGTAGATAAAGGTGATGTAGAATACGTCAAGGCTGAAGATCTAATCAGCGATCCTGAGTATTGGAGAATAGTGATAACAGTGGCCAAGAACTTGTCCTTAGCAAGAGTGCGAAGAGCTATAACCATAATGGGTAGAAAGGAAAGCGAGAGCATTCTAGATTTCTCGAAACTAATATATCCATGCATGCAAGTAGCTGACATATTTTACATGGACCTTGATGTATGTTTAGGAGGGACCGATCAACGTAAAGCTCACATGCTTGCAAGAGAGATAGCCGAGAAAAAGAAGTGGAAGAAGCCCATTGCGATACATACTCCTTTGTTGATAAGCCTAAGGCCCCCCTTAGGGGTTGAGGGGGTAGACGAGGTCGACTTAAAGATGAGTAAATCTAAACCTGAAACCTGCATTTTCGTTCACGATACACCTGCTGACATAGCTAAGAAGATCGAGTACGCTTACTGCCCCATGAAGGTTGTAGAAATGAACCCCATCATAGAGATATGCAAGTACATCTTATTTGCTCAAGAAGGTTTCAAACTTTATGTAGAGCGTGAGGAAAAGCATGGAGGGGATATTTACATTGAGAGCTTTGATGAATTGGTTCAATTGTATAGTAAGAGAGAGCTACATCCGCAAGATCTTAAGCAAGCCGTCGCAAAAGCATTGTCAGAAATGCTTGAACCTGTTAGGAGGTATTTTGAGGTGAATAGAGAGGCTGAAGAGCTCCTTAGGATCATGAGCAACGCTACGATAACTAGATAA